The following proteins are co-located in the Massilia litorea genome:
- a CDS encoding DMT family transporter, with protein MPSLWMLFASFAFAAMGAGVKLASEFYTTSELLFYRGLIGSVILFAMVRHRGGSFRTPFPKEHLFRSLVGVTSLWLWFFAIGKLPLATAMTLNYMAPIWIAAGLFLAGWWSKTNTVEWPLIVAVGASFFGVTLVLQPAVESHQWLGGLAGICSSVISAMAYMQVRKLGQMGEPEYRVVFYFSLTTMVAGLAGVLAGDGQQVGMPFHGHTTGGAVLLLGIGAAALMAQMAMTRAYRVGKVLVVANLQYTGIVFSSLWGLALWGDRFDWHVWLGIGVILASGIAATFYNTKSTPKGAAIKKTDPIASEL; from the coding sequence ATGCCTTCACTTTGGATGCTGTTCGCCAGCTTCGCGTTTGCCGCCATGGGCGCCGGCGTGAAACTGGCCTCCGAGTTCTACACCACCTCCGAACTCCTTTTCTACCGCGGCCTGATCGGCTCCGTGATCCTGTTCGCCATGGTCCGCCACCGCGGCGGCAGCTTCCGCACGCCCTTCCCGAAAGAACACCTGTTTCGCAGCCTTGTGGGCGTGACCTCGCTCTGGCTGTGGTTCTTCGCGATCGGCAAACTGCCGCTGGCCACCGCCATGACCCTGAACTACATGGCGCCGATCTGGATCGCCGCCGGCCTGTTCCTGGCCGGCTGGTGGTCGAAAACGAATACCGTCGAGTGGCCGCTGATCGTCGCCGTGGGCGCCAGCTTCTTCGGCGTCACCCTGGTGCTGCAGCCGGCCGTCGAATCGCACCAGTGGCTGGGCGGCCTGGCCGGCATCTGTTCGTCGGTGATCTCGGCGATGGCCTACATGCAGGTGCGCAAACTGGGGCAGATGGGCGAACCGGAATACCGCGTCGTCTTCTACTTCTCGCTGACGACCATGGTCGCCGGCCTGGCCGGCGTGTTGGCCGGCGACGGCCAGCAGGTCGGCATGCCCTTCCATGGCCACACGACGGGCGGCGCGGTGCTGCTGCTCGGGATCGGCGCGGCCGCCCTGATGGCGCAGATGGCGATGACGCGCGCCTACCGGGTCGGCAAGGTGCTGGTGGTGGCGAACCTGCAGTACACCGGCATCGTGTTTTCCAGCCTGTGGGGCCTGGCGCTCTGGGGCGACCGCTTCGACTGGCACGTGTGGCTGGGGATCGGCGTGATCCTGGCGTCCGGCATCGCCGCGACGTTCTACAATACGAAGAGCACGCCGAAGGGCGCCGCCATCAAGAAGACCGATCCGATCGCCAGCGAACTGTGA
- a CDS encoding sulfurtransferase: MYTTLISAADLAAHIDDPDWVVVDCRHDLADLAFGRAAYAAGHLPHALFADMETELSGEKRGEDGAFRGRHPLPSKDALVDTLRRWGVNDSTQVVAYDAHGGMYAARLWWLLRWIGHEASAVLDGGLPAWQALGQPLSADPPEPRRSGSIALHAPFVPTVTVAEVLENIETEKRTVVDARAADRFRGENETIDPVGGHIPGAKNRFFKDNLHNDGRFKAPEQLREEFSGVIDDPEKAIMQCGSGVTACHNLLALEVAGMPGAALYPGSWSEWSSDPARPVAKG; the protein is encoded by the coding sequence ATGTACACGACCCTGATTTCCGCCGCCGACCTCGCGGCCCATATCGACGATCCGGACTGGGTCGTCGTCGACTGCCGGCACGACCTCGCCGACCTCGCCTTTGGCCGCGCGGCTTATGCGGCCGGCCACCTGCCGCACGCGCTGTTCGCCGACATGGAAACCGAACTGTCGGGCGAAAAACGCGGAGAAGACGGCGCGTTCCGCGGGCGCCATCCGCTGCCCTCGAAGGACGCACTGGTCGACACCCTGCGCCGCTGGGGCGTGAACGACAGCACCCAGGTCGTCGCCTACGACGCCCACGGCGGCATGTACGCAGCAAGGTTGTGGTGGCTGCTGCGCTGGATCGGGCATGAGGCCTCGGCCGTGCTCGACGGCGGGCTGCCGGCCTGGCAAGCCCTGGGACAGCCTTTGTCGGCCGATCCGCCAGAGCCGCGCAGGTCCGGCAGCATCGCTCTGCACGCGCCTTTCGTACCGACCGTGACGGTGGCCGAGGTACTGGAGAATATCGAGACGGAGAAACGCACCGTGGTCGACGCGCGCGCGGCCGACCGTTTCCGGGGCGAGAACGAGACGATCGATCCGGTCGGCGGGCATATCCCGGGCGCGAAGAACCGCTTTTTTAAAGACAACCTGCACAACGACGGCCGCTTCAAGGCGCCGGAGCAGCTGCGCGAGGAATTTTCAGGGGTGATCGATGATCCTGAAAAGGCCATCATGCAGTGCGGGTCGGGGGTGACGGCCTGTCACAACCTGCTGGCGCTGGAGGTGGCGGGGATGCCGGGTGCGGCCTTGTATCCGGGGTCGTGGAGCGAGTGGAGCAGCGATCCGGCGCGGCCGGTCGCAAAAGGGTAA
- a CDS encoding ZIP family metal transporter encodes MSAAAVFSFTLLSKMVERLVSLSVGIMLSTSLLHALPEAFESHADPRKLFGALLAGLLAFFFLEKLALLRHSHHHEGDGHHHAHGHDAHAAGKSGWMILIGDGMHNFTDGILIAAAFLANPELGIVTALAIVAHEIPTEIGDFIVLLNAGFSRMRAYVFNLLCSLLSVAGGLIGYYTLDRASGLIPYVLVFASSGFIYIAVSDLMPQMQRRATVKDSIPQVLLIGLGVAMVLFLTAGH; translated from the coding sequence ATCTCGGCCGCGGCTGTATTTTCGTTCACGCTGCTCTCCAAAATGGTGGAGCGGCTGGTCAGCCTGTCGGTCGGCATCATGCTCTCGACCTCGCTGCTGCACGCACTGCCCGAGGCCTTCGAGTCGCACGCCGACCCGCGCAAGCTGTTCGGCGCGCTGCTGGCCGGCCTGCTTGCCTTCTTTTTTCTCGAGAAGCTGGCGCTGCTGCGCCATTCGCACCACCACGAAGGCGACGGCCACCATCACGCCCACGGCCACGATGCGCACGCGGCGGGCAAGTCCGGCTGGATGATCCTGATCGGCGACGGCATGCACAATTTCACGGACGGCATCCTGATCGCGGCAGCCTTCCTGGCCAATCCGGAGCTGGGCATCGTCACGGCGCTGGCGATCGTCGCCCACGAGATCCCGACCGAGATCGGCGATTTCATCGTCCTGCTCAACGCCGGCTTCTCGCGCATGCGCGCCTACGTGTTCAACCTGCTGTGCAGTTTGCTGTCGGTGGCGGGGGGCTTGATCGGCTATTACACGCTGGACCGGGCCAGCGGGCTGATTCCGTACGTGCTGGTGTTCGCGTCGTCGGGGTTTATTTATATCGCGGTGAGCGATCTGATGCCGCAGATGCAGAGGCGGGCGACGGTGAAGGATTCGATTCCGCAGGTGTTGTTGATCGGCCTGGGCGTGGCGATGGTGTTGTTCTTGACGGCGGGGCATTAA
- a CDS encoding dienelactone hydrolase family protein, with translation MKDLVQDGDSLVGASSFEDGVDRRVFLKVAVGGAASSAFAAAALPVTAQTLVQTDTTGLSAGDHIIVINGQDVPVYRAQPEGKTNPPVILVISEIFGVHEHIKDVARRFARAGYMAVAPDLFVRAGDAGKVANIADLMRDIVGKTPDAQVMSDLDTVVTWAKQRGGDTERLGITGFCWGGRITWLYAAHNPKVKAGVAWYGRLVGDATANSPKHPIDIAANLKTPVLGLYGGKDTGIPLDTVNRMKAELAKGNSKSEFVVYPDAGHAFHADYRPSYNEADAKDGWRRALDWFRSHGVV, from the coding sequence ATGAAGGATCTCGTACAGGACGGCGACAGCCTCGTTGGCGCCAGCAGTTTCGAAGACGGCGTCGATCGCCGTGTGTTCCTGAAAGTGGCCGTCGGCGGCGCCGCCAGCAGCGCCTTTGCCGCTGCTGCCTTGCCGGTCACGGCGCAAACCCTGGTCCAGACCGATACCACGGGCCTCTCGGCCGGCGACCACATCATCGTCATCAACGGCCAGGACGTGCCGGTCTACCGGGCCCAGCCCGAGGGCAAGACCAACCCGCCGGTCATCCTCGTCATCTCCGAAATCTTCGGCGTCCATGAACACATCAAGGACGTGGCGCGCCGCTTCGCCAGGGCCGGCTACATGGCCGTCGCACCCGACCTGTTCGTGCGCGCGGGCGACGCCGGCAAGGTCGCCAACATCGCCGACCTGATGAGGGACATCGTCGGCAAGACCCCGGATGCGCAGGTCATGTCCGACCTCGACACCGTCGTCACCTGGGCGAAGCAAAGGGGAGGCGACACCGAGCGCCTCGGCATCACGGGTTTCTGCTGGGGTGGGCGCATCACCTGGTTGTACGCGGCGCACAACCCGAAGGTCAAGGCGGGCGTGGCCTGGTATGGACGCCTGGTCGGCGACGCGACGGCGAACTCGCCGAAGCATCCGATCGACATCGCCGCCAACCTCAAAACCCCGGTGCTGGGCCTGTACGGCGGCAAGGACACGGGCATCCCGCTCGACACGGTCAACCGCATGAAGGCGGAACTGGCCAAGGGCAACAGCAAGTCGGAATTCGTGGTCTATCCGGATGCGGGCCACGCCTTCCATGCGGACTACCGTCCGAGTTACAACGAGGCCGATGCGAAGGACGGCTGGAGGCGCGCGCTGGACTGGTTCCGCAGCCACGGCGTCGTCTGA
- a CDS encoding DUF4382 domain-containing protein: MRFTSLRTPLLLGSIVAAATLSACGGGGGGGTPAAAPVATMGTLNVAMTDAPACGFDAVNVTVVKVRVNKSSTAGETDSGWTDITLASPKKVNLLNLTNGVLETLGQTSLEAGQYNQIRLVLDANTSGTANTVLVTGAKAEQPLETPSAVQSGIKLNGSFTVEAGARSDVVIDFDACKSVVARGKTNYALKPVIKMIPAAINGIKGFVNTALLANGVTVSAQQNGNIVSATTPNASTGEFFLSRLAPGSYDVVITANNSAAAVVGAVPVASTTSTTTLSTAAAPIALPASTVGTIGGTVTMTPPSSTEAAYVAAKQSFASGSTVTIKYQGADLATGAYTIANLPVVAPQYAVYSATLPLSFAASAGLSAGSYRVDASATGYTAKSVDGVNIATANATGVNFTLTP, translated from the coding sequence ATGCGTTTCACCTCCCTGCGTACTCCTCTTCTCCTCGGCAGCATCGTTGCCGCCGCAACCCTGAGCGCCTGCGGCGGTGGCGGAGGAGGCGGCACCCCGGCAGCCGCGCCGGTCGCCACCATGGGTACCCTGAACGTGGCCATGACCGATGCCCCGGCCTGCGGCTTCGATGCCGTGAACGTGACCGTCGTCAAAGTACGCGTCAACAAGAGCTCGACCGCCGGCGAAACGGATTCCGGCTGGACCGACATCACCCTGGCCAGCCCGAAAAAGGTCAACCTGCTCAATCTCACCAACGGCGTGCTCGAAACCCTGGGCCAGACCTCGCTCGAGGCCGGCCAGTACAACCAGATCCGCCTCGTCCTCGACGCCAACACCAGCGGCACCGCCAACACCGTGCTGGTGACCGGCGCCAAGGCCGAACAGCCGCTCGAGACCCCGAGCGCCGTCCAGAGCGGCATCAAGTTGAACGGCAGCTTCACCGTGGAAGCGGGCGCGCGTTCGGACGTCGTGATCGACTTCGACGCCTGCAAATCGGTGGTCGCACGCGGCAAGACCAACTATGCCCTGAAGCCGGTCATCAAGATGATCCCGGCCGCCATCAACGGCATCAAGGGTTTCGTGAACACTGCCTTGCTGGCCAACGGCGTCACCGTCTCGGCCCAACAGAACGGCAATATCGTCAGCGCCACCACCCCGAACGCGAGCACCGGCGAATTCTTCCTGTCGCGACTGGCCCCGGGCAGCTACGACGTCGTCATCACCGCCAATAACAGCGCGGCGGCCGTCGTCGGCGCGGTGCCGGTCGCATCGACCACCAGCACCACTACGCTCAGCACCGCGGCCGCGCCGATCGCGCTGCCGGCCAGCACCGTAGGCACGATCGGCGGCACCGTCACCATGACGCCGCCAAGCAGCACCGAGGCAGCCTATGTCGCGGCCAAGCAGTCCTTCGCCTCGGGCTCGACCGTCACCATCAAATACCAGGGCGCGGACCTGGCCACCGGCGCCTACACGATCGCCAACCTGCCGGTGGTCGCACCGCAGTACGCGGTCTACAGCGCCACGCTGCCCTTGAGCTTCGCCGCTTCGGCGGGCCTCTCCGCCGGCAGCTACCGTGTCGACGCCTCGGCCACCGGCTACACCGCCAAGTCGGTCGACGGCGTGAACATCGCCACCGCCAACGCGACCGGCGTCAACTTCACGCTGACGCCGTAA
- a CDS encoding head GIN domain-containing protein, translating into MRALPLVLALSLSAGAASAADQVRAAAPFTSINVQGPISVTVDASAAQQSLRVRGSDKFLDNLTSEVVNGELRVRMRDKNVNTAHDDQRIIIAMPQLRAFNAEGAGEIKLDNVRGERLDVGYRGAGSMAINGQVKTFKMTAEGVGEVDARALIANETDIRFQGIGDVKVYAKDRLDVKVQGMGSLSYYGRPRTVNKSVQGLGSVSAGD; encoded by the coding sequence ATGCGCGCTCTGCCTCTCGTCCTCGCTCTCTCCCTCTCCGCCGGTGCCGCATCGGCCGCCGACCAGGTGCGCGCCGCCGCGCCATTCACCTCGATCAATGTGCAGGGCCCGATCAGCGTCACCGTCGATGCAAGCGCGGCGCAGCAGTCACTGCGTGTGCGCGGCAGCGACAAATTCCTCGATAACCTCACGAGCGAAGTCGTGAACGGCGAGCTGCGCGTGCGCATGCGCGACAAGAATGTCAACACCGCCCACGACGACCAGCGCATCATCATCGCCATGCCCCAGCTGCGCGCATTCAATGCCGAAGGGGCCGGCGAAATCAAACTCGATAACGTGCGCGGCGAGCGCCTCGACGTGGGCTACCGCGGCGCCGGCAGCATGGCCATCAACGGCCAGGTGAAAACGTTCAAAATGACGGCCGAAGGCGTGGGCGAGGTCGACGCCAGGGCCCTGATCGCGAACGAGACCGATATCCGCTTCCAGGGCATCGGCGACGTCAAGGTGTACGCGAAGGACCGGCTCGATGTGAAGGTGCAGGGCATGGGCAGCCTCAGTTATTACGGCCGCCCGCGCACCGTCAACAAGTCGGTGCAGGGACTGGGCTCGGTCAGCGCCGGCGATTGA
- a CDS encoding tartrate dehydrogenase, which yields MKTHKIAVIAGDGIGKEVMPEGLRALEATARRFDIGLEFTTFEWADCDYYAKHGKMMPDDWKEQLSGFEAIYFGAVGWPDIVPDHISLWGSLLKFRREFDQYVNLRPVRLMPGVPCPLANKKPGDIDFYVVRENTEGEYSSVGGRMFEGTERELVLQEAVFTRHGTDRILKYAFELARRRPKKHLTAATKSNGIAISMPYWDERVAAMGEQYGDVKWDKYHVDILAARFVLSPERFDVVVASNLFGDILSDLGPACAGTIGIAPSANLNPERTFPSLFEPVHGSAPDIYGKNIANPIAMIWSGAMMFEFLGQGDSNYTAAHDAIVQAMETCLTQGPRTPDMGGTANTTEVGKAIAEYLRTQA from the coding sequence ATGAAAACCCACAAGATCGCCGTGATCGCCGGTGACGGCATCGGCAAGGAAGTGATGCCGGAAGGCCTGCGCGCCCTCGAGGCGACCGCCAGACGTTTCGACATCGGGCTCGAGTTCACCACCTTCGAATGGGCCGATTGCGACTATTACGCCAAGCACGGCAAGATGATGCCGGACGACTGGAAGGAGCAACTGAGCGGCTTCGAGGCGATCTATTTCGGCGCCGTCGGCTGGCCGGATATCGTGCCCGACCACATCTCGCTGTGGGGTTCGCTGTTGAAATTCCGCCGCGAATTCGACCAGTACGTGAACCTGCGCCCGGTGCGCCTGATGCCTGGCGTGCCGTGCCCGCTGGCGAACAAGAAGCCCGGCGACATCGATTTCTATGTGGTGCGCGAAAACACCGAAGGCGAGTATTCGTCGGTGGGCGGGCGCATGTTCGAAGGGACCGAGCGCGAACTGGTGCTGCAGGAAGCCGTCTTTACCCGCCACGGCACCGACCGCATCCTGAAGTACGCCTTCGAACTGGCCCGGCGCCGTCCGAAGAAACACCTGACCGCCGCCACCAAGTCGAACGGCATCGCGATCTCGATGCCCTACTGGGACGAGCGCGTGGCCGCCATGGGCGAGCAGTACGGCGACGTCAAGTGGGACAAGTACCACGTCGACATCCTGGCCGCGCGCTTCGTGCTGTCGCCGGAACGCTTCGATGTGGTGGTCGCTTCGAACCTGTTCGGCGACATCCTGTCGGACCTGGGGCCTGCCTGCGCCGGCACGATCGGCATCGCGCCCTCGGCCAACCTGAACCCGGAGCGGACCTTCCCGTCGCTGTTCGAGCCGGTCCACGGTTCCGCGCCCGACATCTACGGCAAGAACATCGCCAACCCGATCGCGATGATCTGGTCGGGCGCGATGATGTTCGAGTTCCTGGGGCAGGGCGACTCGAACTACACGGCCGCCCACGACGCCATCGTGCAGGCGATGGAAACCTGCCTGACCCAGGGCCCGCGCACGCCGGACATGGGCGGCACGGCGAATACGACCGAAGTCGGCAAGGCCATCGCCGAGTACCTGCGCACGCAGGCGTAA
- a CDS encoding LysR substrate-binding domain-containing protein: protein MNNLLQNDDLRVFVTVVRKGSFAAAAEELGMSPAYVSKRIGVLEGILNVRLFQRTTRRIVITGDGEQVYARAQTILENLDDLIDEVSERRRAPSGMLRICSSFGFGRKLVAPAIARLAAAYPGLQIRFEVFDRLVDTVAEGFDLDVRVGDEIAPQLIARRLRPNGRILCASPAYLARHGTPKNLQDLAGHQCLPIKERDHPFGVWRLRGKNGEETVKVSGALSTNHGEIALRWALDGAGIVLRSRWDAQPYLDAGTLAVVLPEYTQEANVWAVYPQRLAGSAKLRVCVEFLDQHLEMPRHGAA from the coding sequence GTGAACAATCTCCTTCAGAATGACGACCTGCGTGTCTTCGTCACCGTGGTGCGCAAGGGCAGCTTCGCGGCCGCCGCGGAAGAGCTCGGCATGTCGCCGGCCTATGTGAGCAAGCGCATCGGCGTGCTGGAAGGCATCCTGAACGTCCGCCTGTTCCAGCGCACCACGCGCCGCATCGTCATCACGGGCGACGGCGAACAGGTGTACGCGCGCGCGCAAACCATCCTCGAGAACCTCGACGACCTGATCGACGAGGTCTCCGAACGGCGCCGCGCACCCAGCGGCATGCTGCGCATCTGCAGCAGCTTCGGCTTCGGGCGCAAGCTGGTGGCGCCGGCGATCGCGCGGCTGGCCGCGGCCTATCCGGGCCTGCAGATCCGCTTCGAAGTCTTCGACCGCCTGGTCGATACCGTGGCCGAAGGCTTCGATCTCGACGTGCGCGTGGGCGACGAGATCGCCCCGCAACTGATCGCGCGCCGCCTGCGCCCGAACGGCCGCATCCTGTGCGCCTCCCCTGCCTACCTGGCGCGCCACGGCACGCCGAAGAATCTGCAGGACCTCGCCGGCCACCAGTGCCTGCCGATCAAGGAGCGCGACCACCCCTTCGGCGTCTGGCGCCTGCGCGGGAAAAACGGGGAAGAGACGGTCAAAGTGTCGGGCGCGCTGTCGACCAACCACGGCGAGATCGCGCTGCGCTGGGCGCTCGACGGCGCCGGCATCGTGCTGCGTTCGCGCTGGGATGCCCAGCCCTACCTGGACGCCGGCACCCTGGCCGTGGTGCTGCCGGAGTACACGCAGGAGGCGAACGTGTGGGCCGTGTACCCGCAGCGCCTGGCCGGGTCGGCGAAGCTGCGGGTGTGCGTGGAGTTCCTGGACCAGCACCTGGAGATGCCGCGCCACGGAGCCGCCTGA
- a CDS encoding phytanoyl-CoA dioxygenase family protein, with amino-acid sequence MKYIGVDSPLKRRVPRLSLYYLQRVITNPVLRRASISLLRFWVACRTGRFRTGAGGCSELVSALRTDGIAPLGQVLSDEQCREVLLHLADKCVAARGAVPFIVDARPDGVAFANYALADLVTCPYLLALSNSPALLDLARQYLGCTPTLSGLSARWSFPGESASGDVQKFHRDSEDWLAFRIMVYLTPVDDASGPHVYVRGTHLDRRTARLPVLDDAAVHARFGARIARQTGAQGFGFAVDTAGLHKGETPRRAARLLLSFQYSILPCFLYEYEPEYLATLPHDPYINRLIVRSRPASGGREVAAGELEEATLGGVA; translated from the coding sequence GTGAAATACATCGGAGTGGATTCTCCCCTGAAGCGCAGGGTTCCCCGACTGTCTTTGTATTATCTGCAGCGCGTGATCACCAACCCCGTGCTTCGCCGAGCGTCGATTTCCCTGCTGCGGTTCTGGGTGGCGTGCCGGACCGGGCGCTTCCGGACTGGAGCTGGTGGGTGCAGCGAGCTCGTGTCGGCATTGCGGACCGACGGCATCGCGCCCCTGGGGCAGGTGCTGTCGGATGAACAGTGCAGGGAGGTGCTCCTGCACCTGGCGGACAAGTGCGTCGCGGCCCGCGGTGCGGTTCCGTTCATCGTGGACGCCAGGCCCGACGGCGTGGCTTTCGCCAATTACGCCCTCGCTGACCTGGTGACCTGTCCCTATCTGCTCGCCCTGTCGAACAGCCCGGCGCTCCTCGACCTGGCCAGGCAGTACCTGGGATGCACGCCGACCCTGTCCGGGCTCAGTGCGCGCTGGTCCTTTCCGGGGGAATCGGCATCCGGGGACGTCCAGAAATTCCATCGCGATTCGGAAGACTGGCTGGCCTTTCGGATCATGGTTTACCTGACCCCGGTCGACGATGCGAGCGGCCCGCATGTCTACGTGAGGGGCACGCACCTGGACCGGCGAACAGCACGTTTGCCTGTGCTGGACGATGCCGCGGTGCACGCGCGCTTCGGTGCGCGCATCGCGCGGCAAACCGGCGCGCAGGGCTTCGGGTTCGCGGTCGATACGGCGGGACTGCACAAGGGCGAGACGCCGCGCCGCGCCGCGCGCCTGCTGCTGTCCTTCCAGTATTCGATCCTGCCCTGCTTCCTGTACGAGTACGAGCCCGAATACCTCGCGACCCTGCCTCATGACCCCTATATCAACCGGCTGATCGTGCGCAGCCGGCCGGCCAGTGGCGGCAGGGAAGTGGCGGCGGGCGAACTGGAAGAGGCAACACTCGGCGGCGTGGCATGA
- a CDS encoding VOC family protein, which produces MFSHVMIGSNDIERSKRFYDAVLGTLGAGEPYRNQGPSGHTRLFYRHEGSSFGITEPINGEAATCANGGTIGFKCSSPEQVQQFHDVALAHGGTSIEDAPGLREGAMGALHLAYVRDPDGNKLCALYRVK; this is translated from the coding sequence ATGTTCAGTCACGTCATGATCGGTTCGAACGACATCGAACGCTCGAAGCGCTTTTACGACGCCGTACTCGGCACACTCGGGGCAGGCGAACCGTACCGCAACCAGGGACCTTCCGGCCACACCCGGCTGTTCTATCGCCACGAGGGCAGCAGCTTCGGCATCACCGAACCGATCAACGGCGAAGCGGCGACCTGCGCGAACGGCGGCACGATCGGTTTCAAGTGCAGCTCGCCCGAGCAGGTGCAGCAGTTCCACGACGTCGCGCTGGCGCATGGCGGCACCTCGATCGAGGACGCGCCCGGCCTGCGCGAAGGCGCCATGGGCGCGCTGCACCTGGCCTATGTGCGCGACCCGGACGGCAACAAACTCTGCGCGCTGTACCGCGTGAAGTAG
- a CDS encoding cold-shock protein: protein MTTQTGTVKWFNDAKGFGFITPDAGGGDLFAHFQDIQSEGFKSLAENQRVSFVRSTGPKGEKAGSICAI from the coding sequence ATGACTACTCAAACCGGCACCGTCAAATGGTTCAACGATGCAAAAGGCTTCGGCTTCATCACGCCTGATGCAGGCGGCGGCGACTTGTTCGCCCATTTCCAGGATATCCAGTCGGAAGGCTTCAAGAGCCTGGCCGAAAACCAGCGCGTTTCGTTCGTGCGCTCGACCGGTCCTAAAGGCGAAAAAGCCGGAAGCATCTGCGCGATTTAA
- a CDS encoding sensor histidine kinase — MTQHRLGNFIHDKMESILQAWEDFARTIEPPALTMDDTELRDHARQMLTAFASDLATAQSERERSAKSKGLGKRGPDDTAAEIHAEARLLSGYTVVQLVSEYRALRSSVLTLWAADVGDAGTPNMGDVTRFNEAVDQALAESVARYEFMVKQSQNMFLAILGHDLRNPLGTVVTGSNFLMQAVDIPPRYVLVATRMFNSAKRMSKLINDLIDFTRTHLGPGIPIQVKLGNLVGVCEEVVDEMRTYHPERLIELHVPAKIEAIFDESRLAQVLSNLIGNAIQYGTPDEPVSVRLAGDGDDVVVTINNRGAPIAVDHIRTIFDPMVRIAANAGIADSGYMERTSLGIGLYISRQIVHSHGGTVGVESNAADGTTFTMTMPRLPAGFRS, encoded by the coding sequence ATGACCCAACACCGACTCGGCAATTTCATCCACGACAAGATGGAATCCATCTTGCAGGCATGGGAGGATTTTGCGCGCACCATCGAGCCGCCCGCGTTGACCATGGACGACACCGAATTGCGCGACCACGCCCGCCAGATGCTGACCGCCTTCGCGTCCGACCTGGCAACGGCGCAATCCGAGCGCGAGCGCTCCGCCAAGTCGAAGGGGCTGGGAAAGCGCGGGCCGGACGATACGGCCGCGGAAATCCATGCCGAAGCGCGGCTGCTGTCGGGCTACACGGTGGTCCAGCTAGTGTCGGAATACCGCGCCCTGCGCTCGAGCGTGCTCACCCTCTGGGCGGCCGATGTCGGGGACGCCGGCACGCCCAACATGGGCGACGTGACACGCTTCAACGAGGCGGTCGACCAGGCACTGGCCGAGTCGGTGGCGCGCTATGAGTTCATGGTCAAGCAATCGCAGAACATGTTCCTGGCCATCCTCGGCCACGACCTGCGCAACCCGCTCGGGACCGTGGTCACCGGCTCGAACTTCCTGATGCAGGCGGTCGACATCCCGCCGAGGTACGTGCTGGTGGCCACCAGGATGTTCAACAGCGCCAAGCGCATGAGCAAATTGATCAACGACCTGATCGACTTCACGCGCACCCATCTCGGGCCCGGCATCCCGATCCAGGTCAAGCTGGGCAACCTGGTGGGGGTGTGCGAAGAAGTGGTCGACGAAATGCGGACCTATCACCCGGAGCGCCTGATCGAGCTGCACGTGCCGGCCAAGATCGAGGCGATTTTCGACGAGAGCCGCCTGGCCCAGGTGCTGTCGAACCTGATCGGCAATGCGATCCAGTACGGCACCCCCGACGAACCCGTGTCGGTGCGCCTGGCAGGCGACGGCGACGATGTCGTGGTGACGATTAACAACCGCGGCGCACCCATCGCGGTGGATCACATCCGCACCATTTTCGATCCGATGGTGCGGATCGCCGCCAACGCCGGCATCGCCGACAGCGGCTACATGGAACGCACGAGCCTGGGCATCGGCCTGTATATTTCGCGTCAAATCGTCCATTCGCATGGAGGCACGGTCGGCGTCGAATCGAATGCGGCCGACGGCACGACCTTCACCATGACCATGCCGCGCCTGCCGGCGGGATTCCGCTCATAG